CGCCGTGGGTAGTGCGCCCCAGCCTCAGCCAGTGGCCTTGAGATCTGCGATAGCAATGCCGCCCGCCGCTGGAATCCACATTCCTTCTCCAGATCGCATGAGTTGCGGCTGACAGCGGCGCGGGCAGCAGGGGGCCGGCTGACTTGGGCGAGGGCGGCAGTGGCTTGGCCGACAGGCAAAGGTGCGGGTTGCGGCGGTTCGGCAGACTCGGGCGCGGGCGACAGTGGTGCTGGCGGCTCGGGGCACGGGTTGCTGGGGGTGGATGACAGGCGGTGAGCCGGCACTGGGCGGAAGACCCGGGGCGGCAGACTACAGTTAAAGCATGGCATCGGTAGTGCGTGGTCGGCCCCCTGCATCCTCACGGGAGACGCTAGCGGACGCTGCGAGTGAGCTGTTCCTTGAACAGGGGTACGACACGACGACCGTTGCCGACATTACGACGCGGGCAGGCGTCAGCCGATCCTCCTTCTTCAACTATTTCGATGGCAAGGCGGCGACGTTTTGGTACGCGCTCGACGAGCACATTGCCAAGTTCGTCGAGGCGTCTGCGGCGCCAGGGCGCGGTGAAAGCCCGGATCAAGCCGCCGAGTCCTTGGCCAGCCAGATTGGGGCGTCCCCGCCGCACACGCTCGCTTTGGCAATCGCGAACGCCGACGCAATGGGGGTGCGCGAGGAACTCGGAACCGGGAGGGCGCTGCGCCAGGCATCGCTCGCAGCCGCGCTCGCCGCAGGCAGCGGAAGCGCACCCGCAAGAGCAATCCCTGCACAGATCGTCGCGGCTGCTCGGGCTACGGCTGTCTTCGCTGGAATCTGGCAGTGGGCCGAGCGAGGCGCAGGCACGACTGACCTCGAAGCCGAGATCCTGACTGCATTGCGATCCGTCGACCTCGGCCGCCCTCCCGCTAAGAACGTGCTGCGTGTGGCTGTTGTGGGAAGTGGTGCGATCGGTGCGCGGGTCATCGAGGAGCTCGCGACAGGCAACGTCCCAGGCGCCGCGCTTGCGGGCGTCGTGACACGGCGGGCTGATGCGCTCACGCAGGCCGTCGGGCAGCTCGCAGCGGGCGTCACTGACTTCGGTGAGGATCTCGACGCGGCGATCCGCGCGAGCGACATCGTTGTCGAGTGCGCCGGGATCGCCGCAGCACAGTCGATCGGCTCGCGGGTGATCGCTTCTGGGCGCGACCTGCTCATCGTCTCGATCGGCGCGCTCGCAGACCCCGCAAGCCGCGAGGCTCTCACTGGCGGGCCCGGGACACTCCGGCTCGCGACGGGGGCGATCGGTGGTCTCGACCTGCTCGCGGCTGCGGCGCGGCCCGGCGGGATCACTGACGGCATCACGAGCGCAAGCCTCACCTCGACGAAGGACGCTGCCTCGCTCGCGCAGCCGTGGATGAGCGCCCAGCAGGTGCGAGAACTTGAGAGCGCCACTGAGCCGTTCGTCCTGTTCGAGGGGACCGTTGCGGAAGCCGTCGCGCGCTATCCGGGGTCCTTGAACGTCGCGTGTGCGCTCGCCCACGCGACCGGGCTCTGGCGTGAGACGCGCGTGCGGCTCATCGCTGATCCTCGTGCCGAGCGCACTACGCACGAGATCGCCGCGGCCGGAGCTGCGGGGGAGTACAGGTTCGTGATGACGAACGCGGTCTCCGAAATGAACCCGACTTCGAGCGCGGTCGTCGCCGAGACAGTGCTGCGCGGGATCGCCGCGATCGCTGGTCCCGGCGCAACGTTCGTGTAGCGCGCTGGCCCCGTTACACGTCGAACTCGCCTGCTTCGAGCCGGGCTTTGACCTGCCCAAGGAACCGTGCAGCGTCTGCGCCGTCAACGAGCCGATGATCGTAGCTCAAGGAGAGGTACATCATGTCGCGGGCCTCGATACTTTCGGACCCGTCGGCACGCTGGATCACGGCCGGGCGGCGCGTGAGCGCTCCGGTTCCGAGGATAGCGACCTGCGGCTGGTTGATGATTGGCGTGTCGAAGAGCGTGCCGACCGAGCCGTAGTTCGTGACGGTGAACGTACCGCCGGCGAGATCACCGGCGGTCAGCTTGCCCGCTTGCGCGCGTGAGGCGACGCCCGCGATGGCCGTCGCGAGCGACCGGACCGACAGCGTGGCGGTATCTCGAATGACGGGCACGAGCAGGCCACGGGGCGTATCGACGGCGATGCCAATGTGTTCGCCGTCAGGATGGCTGATGACCCCGGCGTCGAGGTCGATCGTTGCGTTCAGCTTGGGATGATCCCTGAGTGCCTCGACCGCAGCATGCACAATGAACGGGAGATAGCTGAGCCCGACACCCTCCTGCTCGCGAAAGCGCTGTTTCACTTCGCGTCGGATGTCTGAGATCGCACTGCAGTCAACCTCGACCGTCGCAGTGAGCTGCGCGGACGTATCGAGCGAGTCGAGCATTCGTTTCGCGATTGTCGCGCGAATCCGCGAGACTCGTTCGGTAGTGCCGTGGTGCGGTAGCGACGGTGTGTGGGTGGGTGTCGTCGGCGAATGGGCTGTGTGGGTATTCACTGTGCATCCTCATTGATTACGTCTGGTAGAACCAGGGGTATCCTGACATGACTGAGCGCGAAGGTCAAAGCCTCGCCACTAACTACTTCGAGACGGAGATGTGAAATGCTGAGCGTGCTGTCAACGATCGCGCCGATGTTTGTGCTCCTCGGCCTCGGCATGATTGCTGGCTTCGCGCCACGGTTTCGCAGTGCGCAGGCTGGGCTCAACGCCTTTGTGTTCACCTTCGCGCTGCCTGCGTTTCTGTTCGTGGCTGTGACAAACGCGCCGATCCGAGACGGCGTCCCGCTCGCGTTCGTTGGAATCTCGCTCGGGGCTACCGCGCTTGTCTACGCTCTCGTGCACCTTGGGGCCTTTCTCGTTCGCGGGCGTGGGAGCGCGGGGCGGGCTGGCCTCGCTCCCGGCCCGCTTGCTGTCGCTTCGACGTACGGCAACGTCGGGTACCTTGGCGTGCCCATCGTGCTCAGTGTCGCTGGCCCTGGCGCAGCGCTTGGTGCAGCCCTGGGGCAGCTCCTGCACAACCTGCTGTTCATGGTCGGCTACCCGCTACTGAAGTCCATTCGTGGGGGCACGGCGCGCGGTGGTCGCGAGGGTGAGCGGGGCGTCTGGCGGTTGCTCTGGAGGCTCGCAAAAGGCTCGTTGTTGCTGAACCCGGTGGTGCTGGCGGTGGTTGCGGGCGCGGCGGTCAATCTGCTTGACATTGTGGTGCCCACCGTGTTGGCTGCCAGTTTCGAGATGCTTGGGGGCGCCGCTGTGCCCGCTGCGATGTTCGCTGTCGGGCTCACGATCAAGCCCGCTCTTGCGGGGATGCGCTCGGGTGCCGTGTCGGTCGCCGGCGTCGCTGTCGCGTCGGTGGTGAAGCTTGTGGCGCTGCCGCTGCTGACGATCCTTGCTGTGGCGCTCTTCGGGGGCGGCCTGGCGCCCCAATGGGTCGCGTCCGCTGTGATTATGGCTGCGATGCCAGTGTCGTCGACCGCGAGTGTCATCGTCTTTGAGTATGACGGTGACGTGCGTCTCGTCGGTGCGGCAACGCTTGTCACGAGTGTTGCCGCGCTCGTCACGATCCCGCTCGTTCTGTCGGTGGCGGGCTAACTCACGGCCTCGCCACGCCCGGGATGCCGCGGCCCGCCGAGCTTGTGGGCGGGCTCCGATTTCGTTGCTGCGACAGGGGAGTGGGCGGGCGGCCTGGACTTCGCCGCTGTGGCTGTGGCGAGACAATGGCGCCCAACGGTTGCCTGGTTCTACCAGAGCGTGCATAATAATCCGAGCGGCCCGTCTGACACTCAGCTGGACCCGCTCCGAGGGCGGTACCTCGCTCTCACCCTGTCTGACCTGGACGGACACAACAATCCAACCGGTACCGATATCTCAAGGAGGAGATTCACGTGAAGAAGACAAGTTTGATCGCTGCCCTAGCGGTCTCAGCCCTCGCGCTCACTGGCTGTTCGAGTGGTGGCGCACCGTCTGGCGGCGCCGGCGGAGAGAGCTATAGCTGGGACATGACAATCACGGTTTCTGAGGCGTCGGCATGGTGGGCCGGGGCAGAGAAGTTCGCC
Above is a window of Leucobacter aridicollis DNA encoding:
- a CDS encoding 2-oxo acid dehydrogenase subunit E2, with protein sequence MNTHTAHSPTTPTHTPSLPHHGTTERVSRIRATIAKRMLDSLDTSAQLTATVEVDCSAISDIRREVKQRFREQEGVGLSYLPFIVHAAVEALRDHPKLNATIDLDAGVISHPDGEHIGIAVDTPRGLLVPVIRDTATLSVRSLATAIAGVASRAQAGKLTAGDLAGGTFTVTNYGSVGTLFDTPIINQPQVAILGTGALTRRPAVIQRADGSESIEARDMMYLSLSYDHRLVDGADAARFLGQVKARLEAGEFDV
- a CDS encoding AEC family transporter, translated to MLSVLSTIAPMFVLLGLGMIAGFAPRFRSAQAGLNAFVFTFALPAFLFVAVTNAPIRDGVPLAFVGISLGATALVYALVHLGAFLVRGRGSAGRAGLAPGPLAVASTYGNVGYLGVPIVLSVAGPGAALGAALGQLLHNLLFMVGYPLLKSIRGGTARGGREGERGVWRLLWRLAKGSLLLNPVVLAVVAGAAVNLLDIVVPTVLAASFEMLGGAAVPAAMFAVGLTIKPALAGMRSGAVSVAGVAVASVVKLVALPLLTILAVALFGGGLAPQWVASAVIMAAMPVSSTASVIVFEYDGDVRLVGAATLVTSVAALVTIPLVLSVAG
- a CDS encoding aspartate dehydrogenase domain-containing protein gives rise to the protein MASVVRGRPPASSRETLADAASELFLEQGYDTTTVADITTRAGVSRSSFFNYFDGKAATFWYALDEHIAKFVEASAAPGRGESPDQAAESLASQIGASPPHTLALAIANADAMGVREELGTGRALRQASLAAALAAGSGSAPARAIPAQIVAAARATAVFAGIWQWAERGAGTTDLEAEILTALRSVDLGRPPAKNVLRVAVVGSGAIGARVIEELATGNVPGAALAGVVTRRADALTQAVGQLAAGVTDFGEDLDAAIRASDIVVECAGIAAAQSIGSRVIASGRDLLIVSIGALADPASREALTGGPGTLRLATGAIGGLDLLAAAARPGGITDGITSASLTSTKDAASLAQPWMSAQQVRELESATEPFVLFEGTVAEAVARYPGSLNVACALAHATGLWRETRVRLIADPRAERTTHEIAAAGAAGEYRFVMTNAVSEMNPTSSAVVAETVLRGIAAIAGPGATFV